cttttttgccagtggcttgggctgctgcggtctggtctcacctcactttctagTGCTGGTGCATAGGCAGTTGGCTTTGGAATCCTGAGCCGTGGGCACTTACACCCTCCACTTAAGTCCACCATGTCTCTTTAATTTTGGTagagttttctctgccattttttctctaactcttccctgaaaccaCACTGTCTACACTTTTCTTAAACTaacttctcctgggctagagcggtaagctccttccctactccaccatcttggaaactCCTACATCCCTAATTCACAGGTAACTCTAAGCCTCAGTAGGCAGACTAGGTAGAAGCATGAGAACTCTGAGTTCCGGGGTCCACAGGTTCCAGCAGCAACCAACTATGTTTCAAGTGGTTGaggaaggtgggggtgggcagtggtGAGAAGGATGATTCCCTAGTCTGAGGGGAAAGGAATCCTTATTTACAGGGTTCTAGGTACTGGATATCCCAGCTGCCTGAGGTCAGAGAGCTATGTGGCTTAGGGTGATGGCATCATTCTTACTTAGTTGATCCCAGTTAGGCCTGTGAAGTTCAGTCTTCCTTTCTAGAATGAAAAAATGTCCATAGGTCCCTAGGAAGGAGATATGCAGTGACTTTCCTAGTACATTGTAACTTCCAACAGTGACTCCTTTCACCAGAAGGTACCAAAATACTGCAGTGTATGCCCTGGGTAGTTGGGAGAGGGGACAATATGAGTTCCTTCTCTGAAGTGAAGTGGTTGTGTTTTTCAGGGAGTTCTCTTTATTGAGCTGTTGGTCTATGGTGACTGGATTCCTCTCTAGTGAGGATTGTCGGTATTAGGTGTTCCTGTAGATGGGCTCCACTGAAACTCTCCTACCCACTCTTTACCCTGCTACAGAGAATTCCCCGGCTGTGAGGCTGGGGATTCAGTGGCCACGGGTTGGCATTGTTTCTTTCTCTATGTTGCTATGGCTTATCATAGTGTGCTACTGTGTTCCCACTGTTCATTTACTGTTCAGGTTCTCTTTCTCAGACACTCACCTCCAGATATAGCTAATTTTCATCTTCTCCTGAGAGGACAAGGCAGACACTGAACCTCTCTATTTCTCCATCTTGAGTCTCTCATGTCCTAAATCTTTAACTCAACTCAAAAAACTAGCAGCATCAGCAGCATCTGATGCTCAAGTGTGTTATAAATGCAAACTGTCTTGTTCTGCTTCAGACTTACTAAGTCATAACCCGGAAATCTGTGACTTAACTTGATCTCCAGATGATCCTTAAGTATGTAAAAGTTTGAGAGTTTTCATTACATATTACACATGTATTACATATTCAAAAATACTCTGGAAAAAGTTGTGTTTCTTTatcctaaaatgtcatctgttgGAATATCTAAAGGTTACTAGAAACGAGGAGGTACTTAAAatataagtagaaaaagaaaaggaaactatgTCTGCCACGAAACCTATCATAAAGTTGCAATTATCGTCTCTGCAGATTGAAAAGGACCTATAGTAGTAATTAATCTTTTGCTTTGATATAATCAATTATTTCCAGTTAGCATGATCCACCTCTTCATGATGGTTGATCCAAAGAGAGTTTTCTTCCCCATCCATGTATGTGAAATGAATGCCCTCATAGTTTGAGAACAACCAATGAACAATAAGTTCTGGAAGAAGCCATGTGCTCAGGTCTTTGGCTGTTGCTataattaactttttgaaaacaaaacatgggggtcagcattgtggcatagtgagttaagccatttcttgcagcactggcatcccatatggccaatgGTTGgagtgccagctactccacttctgatctagctccctgataatgtgcctaagcaagcagcagaggatggcccaagtacttgggcccttgcacctatgtgggagacctgtaggaagctcatggctcctggcttcagatcagcccagctgcagccattgcagccatttagggagtgaaccaggaaatgaatAATctttcctcccccttctccccatgtcctgatctctctctctctctgtatatatatatatatgtgtgtgtgtgtgtgtgtgtgtgtgtatgtatcttttaatctctcttatactctcctctccctcttttcctccttcactccttccctccagtctgtcaggtttcccccaataaactctttctcttaaaaaaaatgaaggaaccAGTGTTTCCAATCCACATTACTGGGAAAATATctggtggcaaaaaaaaaattgaagtgttGAAATGACAGAAATCTTTTTGAGTTGGACAAGATATTACTTGCTCCTGTCTCCAATCTccattaattgattaatttactCAATTTGTGACAAATGCCATCTTTTGTATACCAAACATTGGAGCTACCCTGGCAAAGAAAATCAGATGCAGGTTCTACAATATTGTACATGTTTTCTGAAGAACAACAACGTtaaacaacataaaaataaaataaatatgattgtATTCTCCATATTACAAATGTGGTACCCTCAGAAGGTGCTGTGACAAgacataaaatgtaaatttgaCCACCAAAAAAGCAAGGAAGACTTCCCTAAGAAAGGCATCAATTAAACTAAAACTATGTGGTTCAGAGTTCACATAAAGTGAAGATAAACAATATGGTGCACTTACGGGAATGCAATGCATCCACAGTGGCTGAGGAGTGGAGAATGAGTAGATGATGGTGCAAGATGAGATGGCAAGgtactgtaaaataaaaatacactgaGTTTGGAAAATATGTTAGGGATTGCATTTTTTGTGAAAGAAATGGTTTTCCAGATAACTTGTTTTAAACCAAGAAGTgacacaatattttcttttaaggaaCTATCTCTCTGGCTGCACTCTGAGCAACGTATTCAATGGAGCAAGTGCCAGCATGCTAACCAATTAGGAGGCTAGCAGTACACCAGTCAATGAACAGTAGCTTGAGCCAAAACAGGTACTAAATCGATGGATAGAAACATTTCCTGAGCTCCTACTACATGCCGACCACTAAGCTGAGGACTAAGATGCAGCCTCTGCTTTCAAAGGAACTTTGGTCAAAAGCAGCTTCACACCAAGCAATAACCACATCACATGGAACTAAACTGAATTAGCATAGCTCTTTCACATTTAGAGAATTTCAGGAAGCCTCGCACCCTCACTTCATTGTATTTGTGCCTCCTCAATTGACCGTCCTTTATGAATTCAACTCTTGTCTCTCCTATTGCTATTTTAGTTTCTCTTCTCCAGTTCCCAGATTGCTGGTATAAGGGAGACCTATCTGCAAGAGGCAAGATCCATCACTCTGGTACCTGCGTGAGTGAACCCCACTCACACTAAGACTTTTTGCAGCACAAAAAGGCTAGAATGAACTGCAgcaagactcctggctttgttctctcGGGAGTGTCCAATGATGCAGAGAAAtggcaatttctttttcttcttttcttgacTTTATACTTGCTGGGCCTTCTAGGAAATCTGATTCTTCTGCTGGCTATCATTACTGACATCCGCCTCCACacgcccatgtacttcttcctcagcCAGCTCTCCTTTGTGGACCTCTGCTTCACTACTACCACAACGCCCAAAATGCTGGGAGACTTGTGGACTAGGAGTggatccatctctttctctgggtGCCTGACACAATTatatttttttgctgtttttgctGATATGGACAACCTGCTTTTGATGGTCATGGCCATTGACCGCTATGCTGCTATTTGCCATCCTCTGTGGTACCCACTCCTAATGACTCCTTGCAGATGTGGGGGACTAGTGGGTGTGTCATGGGGAGTGGCCCACTCTGTATCTCTGATCCATACTATATTGCTATCCCAACTATCTTTCTATACTAACCAAGACATTCCTCATTATTTCTGTGACTTTGGCCCACTTTTGTGGCTTTCCTGTTCTGATACCCACCTCAATGAGGATCTGATGATGGCTCTGGCTGGGTTTTTAGGAATGATGCCCTTGCTCTGCATCATAAGTTCTTATGCTCATATTTTCTATGCTGTGGTTAGGGTTCCGTCAGCACAGGGGAAAAGGAAAGCCCTGGCCACATGCAGCTCCCACATCTCCATGGTCATTCTCTTCTACAGCACAGTCTTTGCCACATACCTGAAACCCCCATCAACTTCTCACTCATCTGGGGAACTGGTTGCTGCAGTCATGTATACCTTGGTGATTCCAACTCTGAACCCTTTTATTTATAGTCTGAGAAATAAGGATGtgaaaagttcactgaaaatgatTCTAGGCATGAAGAATTTTCAGGATTAGGATTAACCAAGCACTTGAGGAAACATTGCTCCCTTCTTCTGTACCACTCTTACAAAGCAAATCagacagtagactcatagaatggcaaatgtcctaaatagcactctgcccttaaggcattcagatctggctgaagagcccatgagagtattgtaggcatggaaagccaagataccatggaaaagaaaaaaaaaccctaaatgaaagatctctgcgagtgagatcccagtggaaagaacaggtcatcaaagaaggaggtacctttctctgaagggaagagagaacttccactttgactatgagcttttctaaataaaataggagttggtgaattcaaaaggcttccatagtcttggcagctcatgacaagagcctagggagattactgacaccataaacaaaagtgtcaattgttaagtcaacaacaggagtcactgtgcacttacaccccatgtaggatctctgttcttaatgtgttgtacaatgtgaattaattctataactagtactgaagcagtactttacaccttgtgtttctgtgtgggtgcaaactgttgaaatctttacttaatatatactaaattgatcttctgtatataaagagaattgaaaatgaatcttgatgtgaatggaatgggagaaggagcagttgtgggtgggagggaagttatggggggtgggggaagccattgtaatgcataagctatactttggaaatttatatttattaaatagaagttaaaaaaaacaacaaagtaaaTCCGTTAACACCACAGCTGCTAGGAGTGTTGCACTATCTGCCAGAAAGAATGCTGGATTAAATCAGCTCTTCTTTAAATTGCCTTCTAACATTAATATCTCTGAAAGTTGGTTAGCTACTGACATCACTACAGCCATTTGATGAACATTAGCATTTCTATCAGTGGTTTAATGGAGATCCTCAGCACGTTTACTGTAGTCTACATCATTTTTGTTGTCATCAAAATCACTGTGTAAAAGTTACCATCTTCAGTTCTGTCTCTATCAATGCCGTTAGTACCATCCCCATTAATAAGAAAAAGGACCTGGCTGTATGCAGTTTTCCCCCACTTAATTCTTcacttttcagaatattttatacatttgtgtGCTTATGCTATATTTGAGAGATTCTGGGAGTCTTTGATTCTTTGCCTGGGAATTGATAGCTTAAATTAGGAGGATTTTTCAAATACTCTTTGTTTTGTAATATAATAAAAGAATATTCTCTATGTAAGTttgttctgaaaaataaaacaatcaatGCATTACTGTAATGAATGGTTCTTTCAGATTCAGACAGGCAAAGGATGTTTCCAAGAAAAGATCTGGTACATTATAAACAGAATGCACATGGTCTAGTTTGGTCACTATGATGTGTTCAGTTTGTCTTTCTATATGTACCATGTATTATGTCACAGCAGACACtacatttacattatttttatttacaccACACTCTCCGGTTTGTGTTACTGTGCACTGAGTTTAGGATTTAAACCAATACCTGATGTGCAGTTTTATTCAGGAGAACAGCTCAAGGCACAGACTGCATACAGCACTGACTTAGGAGGAGTGTCCCTGAGATTCTCAGACTGGATTTCTTTAGAGCATCTGCATCTGGCCCATGCCTGGCCCAGACTTCCTGGCTGCATTACGTACAATtaattccttctttccaattaTATTCTGATTACCTATCACAGCAtgtgttcagaattttttttgacagccagagtggacagtgagagagagagacagagagaaaggtcttcctttgccattggttcaccctccaatggcggccgtggctggtgcaccgcgctgatctgaaggcaggagccaggtgcttctcctggtctcccatggggtgcaggacccaagcacttgggccatcctccactgcactccctggccatagcagagagctggcctggaagaggggggcaaccaggacagaatccggtgccctgagtgggactagaacccattgtgccggcgccactaggtgaaggagtagcctattgagccacagcaccagcccagaaattatttttaaattaatgatgaCTACACTGGGTAACCTAAGGTGATCATTCTAGCCTTACAAGAAAATTCTCTCCTGTTCCCCAGGATCTGATGAAtacaaacatttttctctttatctgaATATCTGTTCTTTAACTTGATACTGGGTACAACtgaagaaatatatatatcaaaatgaaTACAAACTCTGGGTACTGTGGAGATGAGCAACAGAATGAAAATCCAATGAAGTATCCATATTGCCTAAAACAATCTACATATTCAGtgtaattcctatcaaaatacactgaaattcttcacagaactaaaaaaaaaaatcctgaagttcatatggaatcacagaaaaaatccaatagctaaagcaatcttgaggaggaaaaaaaacaggCAACAATGCACTACCTGACATCAAAATATTCTACAAAGCTCTAGTAATTTAAATGGTATAATATTgtcataaaaatgaatacatacagcaatggaacagaatagagatcctGGAAGTAAACCCAGCATCTACTGGCAACTAATGCTTGACAATGTGCTGAGAACAcaccctggagaaaggataacTTTTTCAGCAAATGATGCTGAGTAAATTAGATTtccatagaagaaaaaaaatgaaatgaagactaacatgaaattgtgatagtgaagagaaatcaaactgaattgaagaattcaatggatcaaatgacaaacgcactggagagccttaaaaacagaatcagtgaaggagaagagagaatattggagatAGAAGACACAGCATAGGAAAGcacacagtcaaaccaaagaacagaagaggaaattagaaatctaaaaaacagtgtcgggggcagagccaagatggcagatagtgaggacatgcgccgaGAGTCTGGAAAacatagtttcataaaagtggaattactgtagcctcaggaaaagactcaagaaaaaaactgcagtggaaatgcttcctgaTCTAgcggatgtgacacagaggacctacagggagcccaccgcgtggaagcccagccacaagagccaagccgcagaatctcgccagcgcaggaaccggagggaggtaagacaaaagcctcagaaacccgagacattggtggggaaagcagaggcctctctctccacttgagcaaaacaaagagcaggcaccattttgcatATGTAAAGCGACAaaagtaactttgggtctatggtgaaacttgagaacacattgagggctgcataaactctttgtgtggtcccaggggtagatcaaacaaatactcacagaggccagatttcaactaccctcaattccactcagctgtgcggaattaattcccaactgaatcaaaaaaaaaaaagagagagagagatccagcaaggagcaagggagagaacaatctgggtgagtcgctttttgcacagccttaaacctgaagaatcaagcagagctctctggccacacccatcacagcctctaaggatccatcaaagcagacagcccacttagaggcatagtataacgagaaaaaatcaccacagcaaaaaaaaaaaaaaacataaattatccccaacatgccaaacaacaaacttagaaaccgaggtaacaagagcaaggaagacactatgacgcccccaaatgaacaagacaccccaattcaagattatgaagatgaagagatagaggaaatgcaagaagcagatctcaaaaaattgataggaacattaagaagttctcaaaaacaaattcttgaactacagaaatccttaatggacaagataggaaatctctctcatgaaaatgaaatattaaggaggaatcaaaatgaaatgaaacaactagtagaacatgaaactgtgatagtgacaagaagccataatgaaatgaagaactcaatagatcaaatgacaaacacattagagagccttaaaaacagaatgggtgaagcagaagagagaatatcagacttagaagacagagaacaggaaaggaaacaggcaaatcaaagaaaagaagaagaaatcagaaatctaaaaaatactgtccagaatctacaggacactattaaaaaacccaacattggggttctaggagttcctgaaggcatggagagggagaaaggattagaaggcctttttagtgagatactagcagaaaatttcccaggtttggtgAAGg
The sequence above is drawn from the Lepus europaeus isolate LE1 chromosome 3, mLepTim1.pri, whole genome shotgun sequence genome and encodes:
- the LOC133756797 gene encoding olfactory receptor 1G1-like, which produces MNCSKTPGFVLSGVSNDAEKWQFLFLLFLTLYLLGLLGNLILLLAIITDIRLHTPMYFFLSQLSFVDLCFTTTTTPKMLGDLWTRSGSISFSGCLTQLYFFAVFADMDNLLLMVMAIDRYAAICHPLWYPLLMTPCRCGGLVGVSWGVAHSVSLIHTILLSQLSFYTNQDIPHYFCDFGPLLWLSCSDTHLNEDLMMALAGFLGMMPLLCIISSYAHIFYAVVRVPSAQGKRKALATCSSHISMVILFYSTVFATYLKPPSTSHSSGELVAAVMYTLVIPTLNPFIYSLRNKDVKSSLKMILGMKNFQD